The following proteins are encoded in a genomic region of Coffea eugenioides isolate CCC68of chromosome 6, Ceug_1.0, whole genome shotgun sequence:
- the LOC113775879 gene encoding cysteine proteinase inhibitor-like, whose translation MKISTGTSLLCFLCLFGAVSVISESCEEKGFIKMKESGSVLGGSHGYRGDQSNGEIESIGRFAVQEHNKKENALLEFGRVIKAKEQVVAGKLYHLTLEAIDAGKKQIYEAKVWVKPWMNFKKLEEFRHTIDIPSFTTSDLGLNQGHLKKP comes from the exons ATGAAGATCAGCACTGGTACTAGTCTTCTTTGCTTTCTTTGTCTTTTCGGCGCGGTCTCTGTGATTTCTGAATCGTGTGAGGAAAAAGGGTTCATAAAGATGAAGGAGAGTGGAAGTGTTCTTGGGGGAAGCCATGGCTACCGAGGAGATCAGAGCAATGGAGAAATTGAAAGCATTGGTCGTTTTGCTGTTCAAGAACACAACAAGAAAGAG AACGCGCTTCTTGAGTTTGGAAGGGTGATCAAAGCCAAAGAACAGGTGGTTGCTGGTAAGTTGTATCATCTTACTCTGGAGGCAATTGATGCTGGGAAGAAACAGATATATGAAGCAAAAGTTTGGGTGAAGCCGTGgatgaacttcaagaaattggaGGAATTTAGGCACACTATAGACATCCCTTCATTCACTACTTCGGACCTTGGTCTTAACCAAG GTCATTTGAAAAAGCCATAA
- the LOC113775781 gene encoding cytochrome P450 98A2-like → MALLLVLLPIAFIFLAYGLYERLRFKLPPGPRPKPVVGNIYDIKPVRFKCYAEWSKLYGPIFSVYFGSQLNTVVNTAELAKEVLKDNDQQLADRYRTRPSARMSRNGQDLIWADYGPHYVKVRKLCNLELFTPKRLEGLRPLREDEVTAMVDSIFKDCTKPENKGKSLLMRNYLGSVAFNNITRLTFGKRFMNSEGVVDEQGQEFKGIVSNGIKIGAKLSVADHIPWLRWMFVGENEDLDKHNARRDKLTRMIMEEHTLARQKSGNTKQHFVDALLTLQKQYELSDDTVIGLLWDMITAGMDTTTISVEWAMAELVKNPRVQQKAQEELDLVIGSDRIMTEADFAKLPYLQCVAKEALRLHPPTPLMLPHRANANVKIGGYDIPKGSIVHVNVWAIARDPATWKNPLEFRPERFLEEDVDIKGHDYRLLPFGAGRRICPGAQLALNLVTSMLGHLLHHFTWSPPPGVSPEEIDLEESPGTVTYMRTALQAVATPRLPAHLYNRVPVEL, encoded by the exons ATGGCTCTGCTTCTGGTCCTCCTCCCAATTGCCTTCATCTTCCTAGCCTACGGCCTCTATGAACGCCTTAGATTCAAACTGCCACCCGGGCCACGGCCGAAACCGGTGGTCGGAAACATTTACGACATAAAACCGGTGAGGTTCAAGTGCTATGCAGAGTGGTCAAAACTCTATGGTCCAATATTTTCTGTCTACTTTGGTTCCCAGCTGAATACTGTTGTGAACACTGCAGAACTGGCCAAAGAAGTTCTTAAAGACAATGATCAGCAATTGGCAGATAGGTACAGGACTAGACCCTCTGCCAGAATGAGCAGAAATGGCCAAGATTTGATATGGGCTGATTATGGTCCTCATTATGTGAAGGTCAGAAAATTGTGCAATCTTGAACTCTTCACTCCAAAAAGACTGGAAGGCCTTAGACCTTTAAGAGAAGATGAAGTTACAGCCATGGTTGATTCCATCTTCAAGGACTGCACCAAACCTG AAAACAAAGGCAAGAGTCTGTTGATGCGCAACTACTTGGGATCAGTAGCATTCAACAACATTACAAGGCTAACATTTGGGAAGAGGTTCATGAATTCAGAGGGTGTGGTTGATGAACAAGGCCAAGAGTTTAAGGGCATTGTATCAAATGGGATAAAGATTGGTGCAAAACTCTCCGTGGCAGATCACATTCCTTGGCTTCGTTGGATGTTTGTAGGCGAAAATGAGGACCTGGATAAGCACAATGCGCGGAGAGACAAACTGACCAGAATGATCATGGAAGAGCACACTCTTGCAAGGCAAAAGAGTGGCAATACTAAGCAGCATTTTGTTGATGCATTGCTCACTCTTCAAAAGCAATATGAATTGAGCGATGACACTGTCATTGGACTCCTTTGG GACATGATTACTGCTGGCATGGATACAACCACAATCTCAGTAGAATGGGCAATGGCAGAGCTGGTAAAGAATCCAAGGGTGCAGCAAAAGGCGCAAGAGGAACTTGACCTAGTCATTGGCTCCGATAGAATCATGACTGAAGCTGATTTTGCAAAGCTCCCATACTTACAGTGTGTAGCTAAGGAAGCTCTAAGGCTGCACCCTCCAACTCCACTAATGCTTCCTCATAGAGCCAATGCCAATGTGAAGATCGGTGGTTATGACATCCCTAAAGGGTCTATCGTGCACGTTAACGTCTGGGCAATTGCTCGTGATCCTGCAACCTGGAAAAATCCACTGGAATTCCGACCTGAGAGATTCCTGGAGGAAGATGTTGACATCAAGGGCCACGATTATCGGCTCCTGCCTTTTGGTGCTGGAAGGAGGATCTGCCCTGGTGCACAACTTGCACTCAATCTGGTCACTTCTATGCTGGGGCATTTGTTGCACCACTTTACTTGGTCTCCACCACCTGGGGTCAGCCCTGAAGAGATTGACCTGGAAGAGAGCCCTGGAACAGTTACTTATATGAGAACCGCTTTGCAAGCTGTTGCAACACCAAGATTGCCTGCACATTTGTACAATCGTGTGCCAGTAGAGCTGTAA